In Pedobacter sp. W3I1, one DNA window encodes the following:
- a CDS encoding transglycosylase domain-containing protein: MNKSLSAQETKRYSLVIWKILIGGIALFAIFISMIGLGLFGALPSFRDIEHPKSNQASEIIAEDGRPLGTYFVQNRSNVTYKDISENVINGLIATEDTRFKEHSGIDFKRTFTIIGYNLIGKKQGASTITQQLAKNLFPRESNLNFFSLVLTKFKEWIVAVKLERNYTKEEIITMYLNTVDFGNQAYGIKSAARVYFNTTPDKLTLTQAATLVGMQKGITMYSPTRHPERSRDRRNTVMAMMVKSELLTQQEFDEQKDKPLNLHFNAATVNDGIAPYFRSVLKNDIKNIFQEQSITKPDGTPYDLDRDGLKIYTTLNYDMQVYAEEAQKEYMKVLQAQFIASWKGRNPFKDKALQIEQGVKRSDRYKSLKLEGKSDDEIKDDFNTKTEMSIFTWKGNIDTVMKPIDSVRYYKMLLRNAMMTMDPTNGHVKAWVGGINYEHFKYDQVKMGTRQVGSTAKPFTYAVAIENGYSPCYTVPNVPVTIDGYGEPWTPRNSGKPLPGSITLQKALAYSQNYVTAYLMKQVGPVAVSTLATKMGIPNVPAFPSICLGTFDSSVYNMVGAYGAFANKGTYTKPIYLLRIEDKNGVVLFSQKEIPKPIMSEEVAYVMTRMLKGVVTNGTGSRLNYKYKVNAPIGAKTGTTQNNSDGWFMAITPQLVTGIWTGCEDRAFHFISTNQGEGANTALPIFAGFIKRVYANPALKISHADFEAPKSGVSITFDCNQYQQQEEGTTELDEKLGF, from the coding sequence ATGAATAAGTCTCTTTCTGCACAAGAAACAAAAAGATATAGTTTAGTTATCTGGAAAATACTGATTGGGGGGATAGCTCTTTTTGCGATTTTCATTTCGATGATCGGCTTAGGCCTTTTTGGTGCACTCCCTTCTTTCAGGGATATCGAACACCCAAAAAGCAATCAGGCTTCAGAAATTATTGCTGAGGATGGCCGTCCGTTAGGCACTTATTTTGTTCAGAACAGATCGAATGTTACTTATAAAGATATTTCTGAAAATGTGATTAACGGGTTGATTGCGACAGAAGATACCCGTTTTAAAGAACACTCGGGCATAGATTTTAAACGTACCTTCACCATTATCGGTTATAATTTAATCGGTAAAAAACAAGGTGCAAGTACCATTACGCAGCAATTGGCTAAAAATCTTTTCCCAAGAGAATCGAACCTAAATTTTTTCTCCCTGGTATTAACCAAATTTAAAGAGTGGATTGTCGCCGTTAAATTAGAGCGCAACTATACCAAAGAAGAAATTATTACCATGTATTTAAATACAGTCGATTTTGGTAACCAGGCTTATGGCATTAAATCGGCGGCAAGGGTTTATTTCAATACCACTCCCGATAAATTAACCTTAACCCAGGCAGCAACCTTAGTAGGTATGCAAAAAGGGATAACCATGTATTCGCCAACGCGTCATCCTGAGCGCTCTAGAGACCGTAGAAATACCGTAATGGCTATGATGGTTAAATCTGAGTTGCTAACCCAACAGGAATTTGATGAGCAAAAAGATAAACCTTTAAACTTGCATTTTAATGCAGCAACTGTTAACGATGGTATTGCACCATACTTCCGTTCGGTATTAAAGAATGATATTAAAAATATTTTTCAGGAACAGTCGATTACCAAACCCGATGGTACACCTTATGATTTAGACCGGGATGGTTTGAAAATTTATACCACGTTGAATTATGACATGCAGGTATATGCCGAAGAAGCGCAAAAAGAATACATGAAAGTACTGCAAGCGCAGTTTATTGCCAGTTGGAAAGGCAGAAACCCGTTTAAGGATAAAGCTTTACAGATTGAACAAGGTGTTAAACGTTCTGACCGTTATAAATCGTTAAAATTGGAAGGCAAATCGGACGACGAAATTAAAGATGATTTTAACACCAAAACCGAAATGAGCATTTTTACCTGGAAGGGTAATATTGATACGGTAATGAAACCTATTGATTCTGTACGTTATTACAAAATGCTTTTGCGTAATGCCATGATGACGATGGACCCAACTAATGGCCACGTAAAAGCGTGGGTTGGCGGGATTAATTACGAGCATTTTAAATACGACCAGGTTAAAATGGGAACCAGACAGGTGGGTTCGACAGCAAAACCTTTTACCTATGCTGTTGCGATCGAAAATGGTTATTCTCCATGTTATACTGTACCAAACGTTCCCGTAACCATTGACGGTTATGGAGAGCCATGGACGCCAAGAAACTCAGGAAAACCACTACCGGGGAGTATTACCCTGCAAAAAGCCCTGGCCTACTCTCAAAATTATGTTACCGCTTATTTAATGAAACAGGTTGGCCCCGTTGCAGTATCTACCTTAGCCACCAAAATGGGGATTCCTAATGTTCCGGCGTTTCCTTCTATCTGTTTAGGTACTTTCGATTCATCTGTTTACAATATGGTAGGCGCTTATGGCGCTTTTGCAAACAAAGGGACTTACACTAAACCGATTTATTTATTGAGAATTGAAGATAAAAATGGTGTGGTGTTGTTTTCTCAGAAAGAAATACCCAAACCGATTATGAGTGAGGAAGTGGCTTATGTAATGACGAGGATGCTTAAGGGTGTAGTAACCAACGGAACAGGATCGAGATTGAATTATAAATATAAAGTTAATGCACCAATCGGGGCGAAAACTGGTACCACTCAAAATAACTCCGATGGTTGGTTTATGGCTATTACTCCTCAACTGGTAACCGGTATCTGGACGGGTTGTGAAGATAGGGCATTCCACTTTATCAGTACCAACCAGGGTGAAGGTGCCAATACCGCGCTACCAATTTTTGCTGGTTTTATCAAAAGAGTATATGCCAATCCGGCCTTAAAAATTAGTCATGCTGATTTCGAGGCACCAAAATCTGGTGTTTCCATCACATTCGATTGCAACCAATACCAGCAGCAGGAAGAAGGTACAACCGAATTGGATGAGAAATTGGGTTTTTAG